One region of Streptomyces sp. CG4 genomic DNA includes:
- a CDS encoding HAD family hydrolase, which produces MRNESEQPGRTRYVLFDVDGTLINALDNQRQVWRAWAEHYGLDPDEVYRVALRTRPSETFAQVAACHDPHECLARLHELEDEDVRTGRYAAFDGAAEVLHGLPPGSWALVTSNYEHRVRGRFLRTGLPLPDLIVDAAAVDEGKPAPVPYLRAAARLGAEPGDCLVIEDAPSGVQSGLRAGMTVWGVNAAAPVEGMHRHFENLREAVPHILAFASGSTVNAVA; this is translated from the coding sequence GTGAGGAACGAATCTGAGCAGCCCGGCCGGACGAGATATGTCCTGTTCGATGTCGACGGCACGTTGATCAACGCCCTGGACAACCAGCGGCAGGTATGGCGAGCGTGGGCGGAGCACTACGGACTGGACCCGGACGAGGTCTACAGAGTGGCCCTTCGGACCAGACCCTCCGAAACCTTCGCGCAGGTCGCCGCGTGCCACGATCCGCACGAGTGCCTGGCCAGGCTGCACGAGCTGGAGGACGAGGACGTCCGGACCGGCCGCTACGCGGCCTTCGACGGTGCGGCAGAGGTGCTGCACGGCCTGCCACCGGGGTCCTGGGCGCTGGTGACCTCGAACTACGAACACCGGGTGCGCGGCCGATTCCTGCGGACAGGCCTGCCGCTGCCGGACCTGATCGTCGACGCAGCCGCTGTTGACGAGGGCAAGCCCGCTCCCGTTCCGTATCTGCGGGCCGCTGCGCGACTGGGTGCCGAGCCGGGAGACTGCCTGGTCATCGAGGATGCCCCGTCCGGAGTGCAGTCCGGACTGCGCGCCGGTATGACGGTGTGGGGCGTGAACGCCGCTGCCCCGGTGGAGGGCATGCACCGCCACTTCGAGAACCTGCGCGAAGCAGTCCCACACATCCTGGCCTTCGCGTCCGGATCCACCGTCAACGCCGTGGCCTGA